From Candidatus Atelocyanobacterium thalassa isolate ALOHA, a single genomic window includes:
- a CDS encoding GIY-YIG nuclease family protein, whose translation MGYKLLPKNDKGTYCLLFLCFNSTLVNIGRLGIHPINLGYYLYVGSAFGSGGLSSRIQRHAKIYKKKHWHLDYLRQYLIPLEVWYSTSSIKQEHQWAKLLLNSNLFKASIEKFGASDCNCTSHLFYSEIKPQFEMIHQNIIQQSINYENLNKIELNIL comes from the coding sequence ATGGGCTATAAATTGTTACCAAAAAACGATAAAGGGACTTATTGCTTATTATTTTTATGTTTTAATTCAACATTAGTCAATATAGGTAGGCTAGGTATTCATCCAATAAATCTAGGGTATTATCTATATGTGGGAAGTGCTTTTGGATCAGGTGGCTTAAGCTCAAGGATACAAAGACACGCAAAAATTTATAAAAAAAAACATTGGCATCTTGATTATTTAAGACAATACTTAATTCCGTTAGAAGTATGGTATTCAACATCTTCAATAAAACAAGAACATCAATGGGCTAAATTATTATTGAATAGTAACTTATTTAAGGCTTCTATAGAAAAATTTGGGGCTTCTGATTGTAACTGCACATCACATTTATTCTATTCTGAAATAAAGCCTCAATTTGAAATGATTCATCAAAATATTATTCAACAATCTATAAATTATGAAAATTTAAATAAAATTGAGCTTAACATATTATAG
- a CDS encoding iron uptake porin has translation MYKTVGVAVLIIFLSNTTTTQAWPETSQNLKLQKFRDGFINPLHNSRKLTSKVTNLSKLEEISTTDWPYKALQRLVKRYDCISGYPNKIFAGKYNLSRNEFSAGLNQCLNTIEELLKENIAISKEDIEISKHLMQAFDKEVIISGSKVSNLEKRVAYIENHQFSTTTTLSGQFVIGLTGITNGEKKRGIEDIHNTNNLGYRGRIELNTSFDGNDSLYTRVATGTIPSYATITDTFEGDLGFQQPDSSDLSVQLIIYQFNLAENVRMFIEPVGGAFDDFVPTVNFLDGDRAFGAITSFGSRNPLYFMAGGPGIGFRGTIFEVFEWSGGYLANNGNDPDLDSGMFNGPYGVIGQVGWYPYGTDGNFTVDFTYVHGYNNLDSGTGSRLSNFQSFIQEEFSSNVDTVNNAYGIEFMWSVSPNFIFGGWGGFTTTKTGPVILQEDFINRGNLDIWNWAVTLAFPDALIEGGIGAIVIGMEPWVAKSNINLPGKLINSNQNASFHLEAFYEYTINNNVKITPGIVIITSPNYDNANDDLVIGTIRTTFTF, from the coding sequence ATGTATAAAACAGTTGGCGTAGCTGTTTTAATAATTTTTTTGTCAAACACTACTACTACTCAAGCTTGGCCTGAAACATCCCAGAATCTTAAGCTTCAGAAATTCCGTGATGGATTTATTAATCCTCTTCATAATTCTAGAAAATTAACTTCTAAAGTTACTAATCTTTCTAAATTAGAAGAAATATCTACTACAGATTGGCCTTATAAAGCTTTACAAAGGTTAGTCAAACGGTATGATTGTATTTCAGGATACCCTAATAAGATTTTTGCTGGAAAATATAATTTATCTCGCAATGAGTTTAGCGCAGGATTAAATCAATGTTTAAATACTATTGAAGAATTATTAAAAGAAAATATTGCAATTTCAAAAGAAGATATCGAAATATCTAAGCATCTAATGCAAGCATTTGATAAAGAAGTAATTATTTCAGGTTCTAAGGTATCAAATTTAGAAAAAAGAGTAGCTTATATAGAAAACCATCAATTTTCCACTACTACAACTCTTAGTGGACAGTTTGTTATAGGTTTAACAGGAATTACTAATGGAGAAAAAAAGAGAGGAATTGAGGATATACATAATACTAATAATTTAGGTTATAGAGGACGAATTGAGTTAAATACAAGCTTTGATGGGAATGATTCACTTTATACTCGTGTTGCAACAGGAACAATCCCTTCCTATGCAACTATTACAGATACGTTTGAAGGAGATTTAGGTTTTCAACAACCAGATAGTTCTGATCTATCTGTACAGTTGATTATTTATCAATTTAATTTAGCAGAAAACGTAAGAATGTTTATAGAACCAGTAGGTGGTGCATTTGATGATTTTGTACCAACAGTGAATTTTTTAGATGGAGATAGAGCATTTGGTGCAATTACTTCATTTGGCAGCCGCAATCCTTTATATTTCATGGCTGGAGGGCCTGGAATTGGATTTCGAGGAACTATTTTTGAAGTTTTTGAGTGGAGTGGTGGTTATTTAGCTAACAATGGTAATGATCCTGATTTAGACTCAGGAATGTTTAATGGTCCTTATGGTGTCATTGGACAGGTTGGATGGTATCCATATGGAACTGATGGAAATTTTACTGTTGATTTTACGTATGTTCATGGTTATAATAATCTTGATTCTGGTACAGGAAGCCGTTTATCAAATTTTCAATCATTTATTCAAGAAGAATTTTCATCTAATGTAGATACTGTTAATAATGCTTATGGAATAGAGTTTATGTGGAGTGTATCCCCTAATTTTATTTTCGGAGGCTGGGGAGGTTTTACTACAACGAAAACTGGTCCAGTAATATTACAAGAAGACTTTATTAATAGAGGAAACTTAGATATTTGGAATTGGGCAGTAACATTAGCTTTCCCAGATGCACTAATTGAAGGTGGAATAGGTGCTATAGTTATAGGAATGGAACCTTGGGTTGCTAAGTCAAATATTAACTTGCCTGGAAAATTAATTAATAGTAATCAAAATGCTTCGTTTCACTTAGAAGCTTTTTATGAATATACGATTAATAATAATGTTAAGATTACTCCTGGAATTGTAATTATCACGTCACCTAATTATGATAATGCTAATGATGATTTAGTAATTGGAACAATTAGAACAACTTTTACTTTTTAG
- a CDS encoding cysteine synthase A — MDIKKDLINTIGNTPLIRIKSYSEETGCNILGKAEFLNPGGSVKDRAASYIIKNAEEKGLLKPGGTVVEGTAGNTGIGLAHICNAKGYKCIIVVPETQSQEKIDLLKILGADVRLVPAVPYKNPENYVKVSSRLAKEIDNAVWANQFDNLANREAHYKTTGPEIWNQTDGKIDAWISATGTGGTYAGTALFLKEQNPKIKCIIADPMGSGLYSYVKTGEIKSEGNSITEGIGNSRITANMQGAPIDDAIQINDHTAIQVINQLLSHDGLFMGGSVGINVGAAVALAKKLGPGHTIVTVLCDGGARYQSRIYNKKWLKEKGLLNIEC; from the coding sequence ATGGATATTAAAAAAGATTTAATTAATACTATTGGAAATACCCCTCTCATTAGAATTAAAAGTTATAGTGAGGAGACAGGATGTAATATTTTAGGCAAAGCAGAGTTCCTTAACCCTGGAGGATCTGTCAAAGATAGAGCAGCTTCATATATTATTAAAAATGCGGAAGAAAAAGGATTACTGAAGCCTGGAGGAACTGTTGTTGAAGGAACTGCAGGCAATACAGGTATCGGATTAGCTCATATTTGTAATGCTAAAGGATATAAATGTATTATTGTTGTTCCTGAAACTCAATCACAAGAAAAAATTGATCTATTGAAAATATTAGGAGCAGACGTAAGACTTGTCCCTGCAGTCCCTTATAAAAATCCAGAAAATTATGTTAAAGTTTCAAGTAGATTGGCAAAAGAGATAGATAACGCTGTTTGGGCTAATCAATTCGATAATTTAGCAAATCGTGAAGCACATTATAAAACAACAGGTCCTGAAATTTGGAATCAAACAGATGGAAAAATAGATGCCTGGATATCAGCTACGGGAACGGGGGGAACTTATGCTGGTACAGCTTTATTCCTCAAAGAACAAAATCCTAAAATCAAATGCATAATAGCTGATCCAATGGGTAGTGGATTATATAGTTATGTAAAAACAGGTGAAATAAAATCAGAAGGTAACTCCATAACAGAGGGCATAGGGAATAGCCGCATAACAGCTAATATGCAAGGAGCTCCTATAGACGACGCTATACAGATCAACGACCATACGGCAATTCAAGTAATTAATCAATTATTATCTCATGATGGTTTATTCATGGGAGGCTCTGTAGGTATCAATGTAGGAGCTGCAGTTGCTTTAGCTAAAAAACTTGGTCCTGGACATACTATTGTTACAGTATTATGTGATGGCGGTGCACGCTATCAATCACGTATTTATAATAAGAAATGGTTAAAAGAGAAAGGTCTGTTAAATATTGAATGTTAA
- a CDS encoding four-carbon acid sugar kinase family protein has translation MVCVSKIIVLDDDPTGSQTVHSCLLLMEWDIETIRLGLRDKSSILFIITNTRALISEEAKKITQQVCHNLKIALENENITRFLIYSRFDSTLRGHYPLEIEIISNNFGEFDSHFFIPAFLEGGRKTINSIQYLDDRVDLDPVHRTEFAKDSVFNYSHSYLPYYIEEKTKKLLKATDVGRLLLKDIRKGSLNKLMNLNSNRCIVVDAEHQSDLNYFAKDLQTAVNLGKKFLLCGAASMLTSLAKIGKQPLENKNIQEYKYKNNPGIILVGSYSKKTTEQLNDLLQQNNVLGLEINLKKLQDYLDNQSRFLTKFLDQIKTIHNSGKTVVIYTSRQQITFTSLEEKSNFEKLIFLLLTKITQNLPSNISFLISKGGTTSNNFLRTTLKLRSIRLLGQILPGCSIVKTSENNTLFPGLLILLFPGNVGDVKTLTNAYNILNK, from the coding sequence ATGGTTTGTGTATCAAAAATTATTGTTTTAGATGATGACCCTACCGGCTCTCAAACTGTACATAGTTGTTTGCTATTAATGGAGTGGGATATAGAAACGATTAGATTAGGTTTAAGAGATAAATCTTCTATACTCTTTATCATAACGAATACGCGAGCATTAATTTCAGAAGAAGCGAAAAAAATTACTCAACAAGTTTGTCATAATTTGAAAATTGCTCTTGAGAATGAAAATATAACAAGATTTTTAATTTATAGTCGTTTCGATTCTACGCTTAGAGGCCACTATCCTTTAGAAATAGAAATTATTTCTAATAATTTCGGGGAATTTGATTCTCATTTTTTTATTCCTGCTTTTCTTGAAGGAGGAAGAAAAACCATCAATAGCATACAGTACTTAGACGATAGAGTTGATTTAGATCCAGTCCATAGGACAGAGTTTGCTAAAGATTCTGTTTTTAATTATTCCCATAGCTATCTACCTTACTATATAGAAGAAAAAACAAAGAAATTATTAAAGGCAACTGATGTAGGGCGCTTATTATTGAAAGATATTAGGAAAGGTAGTCTAAATAAGTTAATGAATCTAAATAGTAATCGCTGTATTGTAGTTGATGCAGAACATCAGTCAGATTTAAATTATTTCGCTAAAGATTTACAAACAGCAGTAAATCTTGGTAAAAAATTTTTACTTTGTGGTGCTGCAAGTATGTTGACTTCATTAGCTAAAATCGGTAAACAGCCGTTAGAAAATAAAAATATACAAGAATACAAGTATAAAAATAATCCGGGAATTATTTTAGTCGGTTCCTATTCAAAAAAAACAACTGAGCAATTGAATGATCTGTTGCAGCAAAATAATGTTTTAGGACTTGAAATTAACCTAAAAAAATTACAGGATTATCTAGATAATCAAAGTAGATTCTTGACAAAATTTTTAGACCAAATAAAAACTATCCATAATAGTGGGAAAACTGTAGTTATTTATACTAGTAGACAACAAATAACTTTTACTTCTCTTGAAGAAAAATCTAATTTTGAAAAACTTATTTTTTTATTGTTAACGAAAATTACTCAAAATTTACCTAGTAATATTAGTTTTCTAATAAGTAAAGGAGGTACAACTTCTAATAATTTTTTACGTACAACCTTAAAACTAAGATCTATTCGTTTATTAGGACAAATTTTACCTGGTTGTTCAATTGTTAAAACATCAGAAAACAATACTTTATTCCCAGGCTTACTAATTCTTTTATTTCCTGGTAATGTAGGAGATGTTAAAACTTTAACCAATGCTTATAATATTCTTAACAAATAA
- the rplT gene encoding 50S ribosomal protein L20, translating to MTRVKRGNVARKRRKKILKLAKGFRGSHSRLFRIANQQVMKALRNAYRDRRKRKRDFRRLWITRINAAARQNGISYSKLVGLMKKSSISINRKMLAHLAIVDFEAFTEVVEAAKVAK from the coding sequence ATGACAAGGGTAAAACGGGGCAATGTTGCCCGTAAGCGTCGGAAAAAGATTCTTAAACTTGCTAAAGGATTTCGAGGAAGTCATTCTCGATTATTCCGTATTGCTAATCAACAGGTAATGAAAGCTTTACGCAATGCTTATAGAGATCGTCGTAAACGCAAGCGAGACTTCCGCAGATTATGGATTACACGAATTAATGCAGCTGCCAGACAAAATGGAATAAGCTATAGCAAGCTAGTCGGGCTTATGAAAAAATCTAGTATTAGCATTAATCGAAAAATGTTAGCTCATTTAGCAATTGTTGACTTTGAAGCGTTTACTGAAGTGGTAGAAGCTGCTAAGGTTGCTAAATAG
- the rpmI gene encoding 50S ribosomal protein L35 encodes MPKLKTRKAAAKRFRVTGSGKKIVRRKAYKNHLLNHKSSEQKRRRLSQTALVSEQDEPNVRLMLPYL; translated from the coding sequence ATGCCAAAACTAAAAACGCGTAAAGCTGCCGCCAAGCGTTTTCGGGTAACAGGAAGCGGTAAAAAAATTGTTAGGCGTAAAGCCTATAAGAACCATCTGTTAAATCACAAAAGTTCTGAACAAAAACGTCGTCGTTTATCTCAGACTGCTTTAGTCAGTGAGCAAGATGAGCCAAATGTTCGGCTAATGTTACCTTATCTATAA
- a CDS encoding DUF3318 domain-containing protein: MASYVTSSARAEMSELRRLRTLLPLELQNWVMIEGSTEINPPLIRCEELGRDEVEIQVDLAKWESLAIDQRNLLFWQAVARIQNDTIPREGWEMAALAIGLGGAVGELWVQDALLLILAIGLCSVSGYRLWQKNNGGRKLKESIEADEKAIVLATRFDYTLQNAYKSLGSAFKTLIEQTPNRRQRKEYESRLQALRRSASKAKEKMQREK, from the coding sequence ATGGCATCTTATGTAACTTCGTCTGCTAGAGCAGAAATGAGTGAATTAAGGCGGTTAAGAACGCTGCTACCGCTTGAATTGCAAAACTGGGTCATGATAGAAGGAAGTACAGAAATTAATCCTCCTCTAATTCGATGTGAAGAACTTGGAAGGGATGAAGTTGAGATTCAAGTTGATTTAGCTAAATGGGAAAGTCTAGCTATAGATCAGCGAAATTTACTATTTTGGCAGGCAGTTGCTCGTATTCAAAATGATACTATACCGCGCGAAGGATGGGAAATGGCAGCTCTGGCTATTGGCTTAGGGGGAGCTGTAGGAGAACTTTGGGTCCAAGATGCTTTGTTATTAATTCTAGCTATAGGTTTATGTAGTGTCTCTGGTTATAGGCTATGGCAAAAAAATAACGGAGGACGTAAGCTTAAAGAATCTATTGAAGCAGATGAAAAAGCGATAGTTCTGGCCACACGTTTTGATTATACACTTCAAAATGCTTATAAAAGCTTAGGTAGTGCTTTCAAGACACTTATTGAACAGACTCCCAACCGTCGTCAAAGAAAAGAGTATGAATCAAGACTACAAGCCTTAAGACGTAGTGCTAGTAAAGCAAAAGAAAAAATGCAGAGAGAAAAATAA
- the glnA gene encoding type I glutamate--ammonia ligase: MAQTAQEILKMVQDQNIKIIDLKFIDMPGTWQHCSFYHNQINENSFIDGVPFDGSSIRGWKTINESDMCMVPDPETAWIDPFYKEPTLSLTCGIKEPRTGDWYDRDPRTIAQRAVDYLKDTGIGDTAYFGPEAEFFVFDDIRFDQTENKAYYYIDSVEGRWNTGKKEEGGNLGYKPSFKQAYFPVAPTDTMQDMRTEMLLTMAKCGVPVEQHHHEVATGGQNELGFRFAPLIEAADHLMTYKYVIKNVAKKYGKTATFMPKPLFNDNGSGMHAHHSIWKDGQPLFWGDGYANLSEIALHYIGGILKHAPALLAITNPTTNSYKRLVPGYEAPVNLAYSQGNRSASIRIPVSGLDPKAKRLEFRCPDATCNPYLGFSAILCAGIDGVKNKIDPGQSLDVDIYDLPPEQINKIPSTPPSLEQALENLEKDHEFLTSSGVFTEDFITNWIEYKFDNEIQPMRLRPHPYEFALYYDV; the protein is encoded by the coding sequence ATGGCCCAAACAGCTCAAGAAATCTTGAAAATGGTGCAAGATCAAAATATTAAAATTATTGATCTTAAATTTATTGATATGCCTGGAACTTGGCAACATTGTTCTTTTTATCATAATCAAATTAATGAAAATTCCTTCATTGATGGAGTGCCTTTTGACGGTTCTAGTATTAGAGGGTGGAAAACCATTAATGAGTCTGATATGTGTATGGTTCCCGACCCTGAAACAGCTTGGATCGATCCATTCTATAAAGAACCAACACTAAGTCTCACGTGTGGAATCAAGGAACCACGTACTGGAGACTGGTATGACAGAGATCCACGTACGATTGCTCAAAGAGCGGTAGATTACCTAAAAGACACAGGCATTGGAGATACTGCATATTTTGGACCAGAGGCAGAATTCTTCGTCTTTGATGACATACGTTTTGATCAAACTGAAAATAAAGCTTATTACTACATTGATAGTGTAGAAGGGCGTTGGAATACAGGGAAAAAAGAAGAAGGGGGTAATTTAGGTTATAAGCCAAGTTTTAAACAAGCTTATTTTCCTGTTGCTCCAACCGATACTATGCAAGACATGAGAACAGAAATGTTGTTAACCATGGCAAAGTGCGGTGTTCCTGTTGAACAACATCATCATGAAGTTGCGACAGGAGGACAAAACGAATTAGGATTTCGCTTTGCTCCTTTAATTGAAGCAGCAGATCACTTAATGACTTATAAATATGTTATTAAAAATGTAGCTAAGAAATATGGTAAAACAGCAACATTTATGCCTAAACCTTTGTTTAATGATAATGGTTCAGGTATGCATGCTCATCACTCGATATGGAAAGATGGACAACCTTTATTCTGGGGAGATGGTTATGCAAATTTAAGTGAAATTGCATTACACTATATCGGTGGTATTTTAAAACATGCTCCTGCACTTTTAGCCATAACAAATCCTACTACTAACTCTTATAAACGTCTTGTTCCTGGATATGAAGCTCCTGTAAATCTTGCCTATTCTCAAGGAAATCGTTCTGCTTCTATTCGTATTCCCGTATCAGGTCTTGATCCTAAAGCAAAAAGATTAGAATTTCGTTGTCCTGACGCAACATGTAATCCTTATTTGGGATTTTCAGCTATTTTATGTGCAGGAATTGATGGCGTAAAAAATAAAATTGATCCAGGACAGTCTTTAGATGTTGATATATATGACTTACCTCCTGAGCAGATAAATAAAATTCCTTCCACTCCTCCTTCTCTTGAACAAGCGTTAGAAAACTTAGAAAAGGATCATGAATTTTTAACCAGTAGTGGCGTCTTTACAGAAGATTTTATTACCAATTGGATTGAATATAAGTTTGATAATGAGATTCAACCCATGCGTTTACGTCCTCATCCTTATGAGTTCGCTCTTTATTATGATGTATAG